From a region of the Mercurialis annua linkage group LG1-X, ddMerAnnu1.2, whole genome shotgun sequence genome:
- the LOC126665560 gene encoding steroid 5-alpha-reductase DET2, with the protein MAFSDQRIFHNSLVALYLIGPPTFISLKFLQAPYGKHNRPGWGPSISPPLAWFLMESPTLWLTFLLFPFGQHANNPKALILMSPYLIHYFHRTCVYPIRLYLNTDKQKTKAASGFPISVALMAFAFNLLNAYLQARWVSNYKEDYESDGWFWWKFCSGLLVFASGMWINIWSDRVLVGLKRGGGGYKIPRGGLFELVSCPNYFGETMEWLGWTVLTWSWTGFAFFLYTFANLVPRACANHKWYLEKFGEDYPRSRKAVIPFLY; encoded by the coding sequence ATGGCCTTCTCAGATCAAAGAATCTTTCACAACAGCCTCGTGGCTCTCTACCTCATAGGACCCCCTACCTTCATCTCACTCAAATTCCTTCAAGCCCCATATGGCAAGCACAATCGCCCTGGATGGGGCCCGAGCATCTCCCCGCCTTTGGCCTGGTTCCTCATGGAAAGTCCCACTCTTTGGCTCACATTTCTTCTCTTCCCTTTCGGCCAACATGCTAACAATCCCAAAGCACTGATTCTTATGTCTCCTTATCTCATCCATTACTTCCACCGCACCTGTGTCTACCCTATCCGCCTGTACTTGAATACCGATAAACAGAAAACTAAAGCTGCTAGCGGTTTTCCAATCAGCGTGGCCCTGATGGCATTCGCGTTTAACTTATTGAACGCTTACCTGCAGGCCAGGTGGGTGTCTAACTATAAAGAGGACTATGAGAGTGATGGGTGGTTCTGGTGGAAGTTTTGCAGCGGGCTACTGGTGTTTGCGTCGGGCATGTGGATTAATATATGGTCGGATAGAGTTTTGGTTGGGTTAAAGAGAGGTGGTGGTGGGTATAAGATCCCAAGAGGAGGGTTGTTTGAGCTGGTAAGCTGCCCCAACTACTTTGGTGAGACTATGGAGTGGCTTGGATGGACTGTGTTGACATGGTCCTGGACTGGGTTTGCATTTTTTCTTTATACATTTGCCAATTTGGTTCCTAGGGCATGTGCTAATCATAAGTGGTATCTGGAAAAATTTGGAGAAGATTATCCTAGGAGCAGAAAAGCTGTTATTCCTTTCTTGTATTGA
- the LOC126665555 gene encoding acetyl-coenzyme A carboxylase carboxyl transferase subunit alpha, chloroplastic gives MASIPHSPVVFTGKATASDLLRSSSNGVSGVPLRTLGRARFYGSRKAGDLGGGGVVAKIRKVKKHEYPWPDNPDPNVPGGVLSHLSPFKPSKERPKPVTLDFERPLVDLEKKIIDVRKMAQETGLDFSDQIVSLENKYQQALKDLYTHLTPIQRVNIARHPNRPTFLDHVFSITEKFVELHGDRAGYDDPAIVTGIGTIDGKRYMFMGHQKGRNTKENIMRNFGMPTPHGYRKALRMMYYADHHGFPIVTFIDTPGAFADIKSEELGQGEAIAHNLRTMFGLKVPIISIVIGEGGSGGALAIGCANKLLMLENAVFYVASPEACAAILWKTAKASPKAAEKLKITATELCKLQIADGIIPEPLGGAHADPSWTSQQIKNAINEYMDELKQMDTQELLKHRMLKFRKIGGFQEGIPIDPKRKVNMKMKEELVAGKTPVLELEGEVEKLKQQISKAKESSGKAPEVALNEMIEKLKKEVDLEYSEAVKALGYQDRLAKLREESLKANSQDRLINPILMDKIEKLKDEFTQNLSAAPNYASLKYKLDMLKEFTKAKSISEKNSKALALKQKINNKFKEVMDRSDIKEKMEALKAKIHMSEAYNEGDIDEDTKESIAKMRQDMELELANMFKSLGLDVEIMKTKVKELSEQTPIPDFKAKVESFKEQTNKKIEDLIHSSEIKNLIDILKLEAAKAGNKPDVTTKNKIEALEQQIKLKLSAAISSSEIKDKYEELNVELSEAMELDGSLKNNDLKDGDAKPDESRVEINLGANSSIA, from the exons ATGGCATCAATACCGCATTCTCCTGTTGTATTTACTGGAAAAGCTACTGCTTCGGATCTTCTTCGAAGCTCTAGTAATGGAGTTAGTGGAGTCCCGCTAAGGACACTAGGGAGAGCTCGATTTTACGGTTCGAGAAAAGCTGGGGACTTGGGAGGAGGAGGAGTTGTTGCTAAGATTAGGAAAGTTAAGAAGCATGAGTATCCATGGCCTGATAATCCGGATCCTAATGTTCCTGGAGGAGTTCTGTCCCATCTTTCGCCTTTTAAGCCCTCGAAAGAGCGGCCTAAGCCTGTTACTTTGGATTTTGAGAGGCCCCTTGTTGATCTTGAGAAAAAGATTATTGAT GTGAGGAAGATGGCTCAAGAAACTGGTTTGGATTTCAGTGATCAGATTGTCTCATTGGAGAATAAATATCAACAG GCTCTTAAGGATTTGTATACACATTTGACCCCTATACAACGTGTAAATATCGCACGACACCCTAACAGGCCCACTTTCCTTGACCACGTTTTTAGCATTACCGAAAAG TTTGTGGAGCTTCATGGAGATCGAGCTGGTTATGATGATCCTGCTATTGTTACTGGTATAGGAACTATAGATGGTAAAAGATACATGTTTATGGGTCATCAAAAGGGTAGAAACACAAAAGAGAATATTATGCGCAATTTTGGAATGCCTACTCCTCATGG CTACCGAAAAGCTCTGCGCATGATGTATTATGCAGATCATCATGGGTTTCCTATAGTTACTTTTATTGACACACCTGGGGCATTTGCAGATATTAAATCTGAAGAACTCGGCCAG GGTGAAGCCATTGCCCATAATTTGAGGACAATGTTTGGTCTAAAGGTACCGATTATTTCTATCGTCATCGGGGAAGGTGGCTCTGGTGGTGCTCTGGCCATTGGCTGTGCAAATAAATTGTTAATGCTTGAAAATGCAGTTTTCTATGTTGCTAG TCCTGAAGCTTGTGCAGCAATTTTATGGAAGACTGCCAAAGCTTCTCCAAAG GCAGCTGAAAAGTTGAAGATTACTGCTACCGAGTTGTGCAAGCTGCAAATTGCAGATGGCATCATCCCT GAGCCACTTGGTGGTGCACATGCAGACCCATCATGGACCTCTCAGCAGATAAAGAATGCGATTAATGAATATATGGAT GAGCTCAAACAGATGGACACACAAGAGCTTCTAAAACATCGTATGCTTAAGTTCCGCAAAATTGGTGGCTTTCAAGAGGGGATTCCAATTGATCCCAAAAGAAAAGTCAACATGAAAATGAAAGAAGAACTTGTTGCAGGAAAGACTCCAGTGCTAGAATTGGAAGGCGAGGTTGAAAAACTGAAACAGCAAATATCAAAAGCCAAGGAGTCATCTGGCAAGGCCCCTGAGGTAGCTTTGAATGAGATGATTGAAAAGCTGAAAAAGGAGGTTGATCTTGAATATTCTGAAGCTGTTAAAGCTTTGGGCTACCAGGATAGGCTTGCAAAGTTGCGTGAAGAATCTTTGAAAGCAAATTCGCAAGACCGTCTTATAAATCCAATTCTGATGGACAAGATTGAAAAACTTAAGGACGAGTTCACTCAGAACCTGTCAGCAGCTCCTAATTATGCAAGTCTGAAGTATAAACTTGATATGTTGAAGGAGTTTACTAAAGCCAAGAGCATCTCGGAAAAGAACAGTAAAGCGTTAGCACTAAAGCAGAAAATCAATAACAAATTTAAAGAAGTCATGGATCGATCTGATATTAAGGAGAAAATGGAGGCATTAAAGGCTAAAATTCATATGTCAGAAGCTTATAATGAAGGTGATATAGATGAAGACACAAAGGAGAGCATTGCAAAGATGAGACAAGATATGGAATTGGAACTGGCAAATATGTTTAAGTCCCTTGGTTTGGATGTCGAGATCATGAAGACCAAAGTGAAAGAACTGAGCGAGCAGACTCCAATCCCAGATTTCAAGGCTAAGGTGGAAAGTTTTAAGGAACAAACTAAtaagaaaattgaagatttAATCCACTCATCAGAAATTAAAAACTTGATCGACATACTGAAACTGGAGGCAGCAAAAGCAGGAAATAAACCAGACGtgacaacaaaaaataaaattgaagctTTGGAACAACAAATAAAGCTGAAGCTCTCAGCAGCTATCAGCTCATCGGAGATAAAGGACAAATATGAAGAGCTCAATGTAGAGCTTTCTGAAGCCATGGAGTTAGATGGAAGTCTCAAAAATAATGATCTGAAGGATGGGGATGCCAAGCCTGATGAGTCGAGAGTGGAGATTAATTTGGGCGCAAATAGCAGCATTGCTTAG
- the LOC126665554 gene encoding protein DEFECTIVE IN EXINE FORMATION 1 — MNTSANKILFFLLVSSLLLSSYVNGEDSSSSSSTNKFREREASDDALGYPEIDEDSLLNTQCPKNLELRWQTEVSSSIYASPLIADINSDGKLDIVVPSFVHYLEVLEGSDGDKMPGWPAFHQSTVHASPLLYDIDKDGVREIALATYNGEVLFFRVSGYMMTEKLVVPRRRVKKDWYVGLNIDPVDRSHPDVHDDQIILEAMEKKSEAQTTGSTPEKTSSGSGSTESILPQNGTDNVNENKTEPLIKLGTSADDPSKSTESVGLNNPENGNNTGSVGLDNSEKRDSAGSVGTNSTEKGTNTGRRLLQDDHTKGSQESGSESKEKNSEDVHEATVENDEGLEADADSSFELFRDSDELADEYSYDYDDYADDGMWGDEEWTEEMHEKLEDYVNIDSHILCTPVIADIDQDGVSEMIVAVSYFFDHEYYDNPEHLKELGGIDIGKYVAGSIVVFNLDTKQVKWTKELDLSTDTSTSNRAYIYSSPTVVDLDGDGNLDILVGTSFGLFYVLDHHGNIRKNFPLEMAEIQGAVVAADINDDGKIELVTTDTHGNVAAWTSQGKEIWERHLKSLVSQGPTVGDVDGDGRTDVVVPTLSGNIYVLSGKDGSDVRPYPYRTHGRVMNQVLLVDLSKRGEKSKGLSLVTTSFDGYLYLIDGPTSCADVIDIGETSYSMVLADNVDGGDDLDLVVTTMNGNVFCFSTPVPHHPLKAWRSANQGRNNIANRHNREGVYITPSSRAFRDEEGKNFWMEIEIVDNYRYPSGSQAPYKVSTTLLVPGNYQGERRIRQNETYVRPGKYRIKLPTVGVRTTGTVLVEMVDKNGVHFSDEFSLTFHMYYYKLLKWLLVLPMLGMFGVLVILRPQDAVPLPSFSRNTDL; from the exons ATGAATACCTCAGCGAACAAAATTCTCTTCTTCTTATTGGTTTCTTCTTTGCTCTTAAGCTCTTATGTTAATGGAGAGGATTCATCGTCATCATCATCCACCAATAAGTTTCGGGAGCGCGAGGCTAGCGATGACGCTCTCGGTTACCCTGAAAT AGATGAGGATTCATTGTTGAATACACAGTGCCCTAAAAATTTAGAGCTCAGATGGCAGACTGAAGTTAGCTCTAGTATTTATGCTTCTCCTTTGATTGCTGATATTAATAG TGATGGGAAGCTTGATATAGTGGTTCCTTCTTTTGTTCATTATCTTGAAGTTCTTGAAGGTTCCGATGGAGATAAAATGCCAG GTTGGCCTGCTTTCCATCAGTCAACGGTGCATGCGAGTCCTCTTTTATATGATATTGACAAGGATGGTGTTAGAGAAATTGCTTTGGCTACATACAATGGTGAAGTTCTCTTCTTCAG GGTGTCAGGCTACATGATGACAGAGAAATTGGTGGTACCTCGTAGGAGAGTTAAGAAAGATTGGTATGTGGGTTTGAATATTGACCCTGTGGATCGTTCTCATCCAGATGTTCATGATGACCAAATTATCTTGGAGGCTATGGAAAAGAAGTCAGAGGCTC AAACAACTGGAAGCACACCAGAAAAGACCAGTTCAGGTTCTGGATCAACAGAAAGTATTCTTCCACAGAATGGAACTGATAATGTGAATGAGAATAAAACAGAGCCTTTAATCAAACTGGGCACAAGTGCTGATGATCCTTCTAAAAGTACTGAGTCAGTTGGACTAAATAATCCTGAGAACGGGAACAACACTGGGTCAGTTGGGCTAGATAACTCTGAGAAGAGGGACAGTGCTGGGTCAGTTGGAACTAATAGTACTGAGAAGGGAACAAACACTGGGAGACGACTGCTGCAAGATGACCACACCAAGGGTTCCCAGGAAAGTGGTTCAGAATCCAAGGAGAAGAACAGTGAGGATGTTCATGAAGCAACTGTGGAAAATGATGAAGGGTTGGAAGCAGATGCCGACTCTTCGTTTGAGTTATTCCGTGACAGTGATGAACTAGCTGATGAGTATAGTTATGATTATGATGATTACGCTGATGATGGCATGTGGGGAGATGAGGAGTGGACTGAAGAGATGCACGAGAAATTGGAGGATTATGTCAACATCGATTCACATATCTTGTGCACTCCT GTCATAGCAGACATCGATCAAGATGGCGTATCCGAAATGATTGTTGCAGTTTCTTACTTCTTTGATCATGA GTATTATGACAATCCAGAGCATTTGAAAGAACTGGGTGGCATCGATATTGGAAAATATGTCGCTGGTTCTATTGTGGTATTTAACCTTGATACAAAGCAAGTTAAGTGGACTAAAGAATTGGATTTAAGTACCGATACTTCCACGTCCAACCGTGCATATATATATTCGTCTCCAACAGTGGTTGATTTGGATGGGGATGGAAATTTGGACATTCTTGTTGGAACTTCATTTGGCTTGTTTTATGTCCTGGATCATCATG GAAATATTAGAAAAAATTTCCCCCTTGAGATGGCTGAAATTCAAGGTGCCGTAGTTGCAGCTGATATCAACGATGATGGCAAAATAGAATTAGTAACTACAGATACACATGGAAATGTTGCTGCTTGGACCTCACAAGGAAAAGAAATTTGGGAGAGGCATCTAAAGAGTCTTGTTTCCCAG GGCCCAACTGTAGGTGATGTTGATGGAGATGGCCGAACTGATGTTGTAGTTCCAACACTATCAGGGAACATATATGTTCTTAGCGGCAAGGATGGCTCAGATGTTCGTCCATACCCATATAGAACTCATGGTAGGGTGATGAATCAAGTCCTTCTCGTTGATTTAAGTAAGCGGGGGGAGAAAAGCAAGGGACTCAGTCTTGTGACAACATCATTTGATGGATACTTGTACCTTATAGATGGGCCTACTTCTTGTGCTGATGTTATTGATATTGGTGAAACTTC GTATAGCATGGTCTTAGCAGACAATGTTGACGGCGGAGATGACCTTGACCTAGTTGTCACAACAATGAACGGAAATGTGTTTTGCTTCTCGACTCCTGTTCCACATCATCCCCTCAAG GCTTGGAGATCAGCCAATCAAGGAAGAAACAATATTGCAAACCGTCACAACCGCGAAGGGGTCTATATTACACCTTCATCAAGAGCCTTTCGTGACGAGGAGGGAAAGAACTTCTGGATGGAAATTGAGATTGTAGATAATTATCGATACCCTTCTGGGTCTCAAGCACCATATAAAGTCTCT ACGACCTTGTTAGTTCCAGGTAATTATCAAGGTGAGAGAAGGATAAGGCAAAATGAAACCTATGTCCGTCCCGGAAAATATCGCATTAAACTTCCAACAGTTGGAGTAAGGACTACGGGAACAGTATTGGTGGAGATGGTTGATAAGAATGGAGTTCACTTCTCAGATGAGTTCTCTCTCACATTTCATATGTATTATTATAAACTGCTAAAGTGGCTTCTAGTCCTCCCAATGCTTGGGATGTTTGGTGTGCTGGTCATTCTTCGTCCACAAGATGCCGTGCCTTTACCATCATTTTCACGGAACACTGACCTATGA
- the LOC126665563 gene encoding uncharacterized protein LOC126665563, which yields MNFRNFEEFWPFYMTQHSKAATRRWHFVGTVASLICLMYSIFFNLWFLFFVPLIGYGCAWYSHFFVERNVPATFGHPIWSLLCDYKMFGLMLTGQMDREIKRLGKRPVLQGF from the coding sequence ATGAACTTCAggaattttgaagaattctgGCCATTTTACATGACACAACACTCAAAAGCAGCAACAAGAAGGTGGCATTTTGTGGGTACAGTAGCAAGTTTAATCTGTTTGATGTAttcaatatttttcaatttatggtttttgttttttgtgcCATTGATTGGGTATGGTTGTGCTTGGTATAGCCATTTCTTTGTGGAAAGGAATGTTCCTGCAACTTTTGGTCATCCAATTTGGTCTCTTTTATGTGATTATAAGATGTTTGGTTTAATGCTCACTGGCCAAATGGATAGAGAGATCAAACGGCTTGGAAAGAGGCCTGTATTACAAgggttttag
- the LOC126665556 gene encoding uncharacterized protein LOC126665556 isoform X2, whose protein sequence is MVVTMDLNVSPLPEDDEDNYEDHAEKYAPPEERVISGAETARREREERRKRLRNDRSDDRSVHVPRQPAHDQCIPSKHQKVYDKSRLPHGWLDCPPFGQEICGFIIPSKVPLGESYNDCIPPGKRYSFKQVIHQQRVLGKTLGLVIDLTNTTRYYTTTDLKKDSIKHVKIQCRGRDSVPDNASVNSFVYEVSQFLVRLKSNKCILVHCTHGHNRTGYMIVHYLMRTMPISVTQAITLFADARPPGIYKPDYIKSLYEFYHEIKPEMVVCPPTPEWKRSSDLDLNGEAVLDDDDDGGSAAPLHDNQETDKIMTNDDVIGDEVPNDQLDTLRMCCYQLLKQNFPVRANPQFPGSHPVSLSRDNLQLLRQRYYYATWKADGTRYLMLIMMDGCYLIDRNFNFRRVQMRFPCRNASEGVADKTHVTHHCTLLDGEMIIDTVPDSHKQERRYLIYDLMAINHVSISERPFHERWKMLEKEVIDPRNFERHHIYQSRNPYYRYDLEPFRVRRKDFWLLSTVTKLLKEFIPKLSHDADGLIFQMVQIHLHTLGKSLNVLGIQRNKCGLVCGSGQINLRQTNLTPIGR, encoded by the exons ATGGTTGTTACCATGGACTTGAATGTTTCACCATTACCCGAAGACGATGAAGATAATTATGAAGATCATGCAGAAAAATACGCCCCTCCTGAAGAACGTGTCATTTCTGGTGCTGAAACTGCTCGGCGG GAGCGTGAAGAAAGACGCAAGCGTTTGAGAAATGATCGTTCAGATGACAGATCCGTGCATGTCCCTCGGCAACCAGCACATGACCAGTGCATTCCATCCAAACATCAGAAAGTTTATGATAAAAGTAGGCTTCCTCATG gctGGTTGGATTGCCCTCCATTTGGTCAGGAAATCTGCGGCTTTATAATTCCTTCCAAAGTTCCACTCGGTGAATCCTACAATGACTGTATCCCACCTGGAAAAAGATATTCATTTAAACAAGTTATTCATCAACAGAGAGTACTAGGAAAAACA CTTGGTTTGGTGATTGATTTGACGAATACTACCCGTTACTATACAACAACAGATTTGAAAAAAGACAGTATTAAGCATGTTAAG ATTCAATGCAGAGGCCGAGATTCTGTACCTGACAATGCATCTGTAAATAGCTTTGTTTATGAG GTCTCTCAGTTTCTCGTTCGTCTAAAATCTAACAAGTGTATTCTAGTTCATTGTACGCATGGTCATAATCGTACAGGATATATGATTGTTCATTACCTTATGCGAACAATGCCAATATCTGTTACACAG GCAATTACATTATTTGCCGATGCACGCCCGCCAGGAATCTATAAGCCAGACTATATCAAGTCCTTGTACGAATTTTATCATGAAATTAAGCCAGAAATGGTTGTATGCCCACCAACTCCAGAGTGGAAGAGATCTTCTGATTTGGATCTTAATGGTGAAGCAGTGCTAGATGACGACGACGATGGAGGTTCAGCTGCTCCTTTGCAT GATAATCAAGAAACAGATAAAATAATGACAAATGATGATGTCATCGGTGATGAAGTACCGAATGATCAGCTTGATACTCTACGAATGTGCTGCTACCAGTTGCTTAAGCAGAACTTTCCT GTGAGAGCAAACCCGCAGTTCCCAGGGTCTCATCCAGTATCTCTCAGCAG GGACAATCTACAGCTATTAAGGCAGCGTTATTATTATGCAACATGGAAAGCTGATGGAACACGATATTTGATGCTAATTATGATGGATGGATGTTACTTGATAGATAGGAATTTCAATTTTCGAAGGGTCCAAATGAGGTTCCCTTGCAGAAACGCAAGCGAA GGTGTAGCTGATAAGACACACGTGACACACCACTGTACCTTACTTGATGGGGAAATGATTATTGACACTGTGCCAGACTCGCATAAGCAGGAGAGAAGATACCTCATTTATGATTTAATGGCAATTAACCATGTATCTATTTCAGAG AGGCCTTTTCACGAACGATGGAAAATGCTTGAAAAAGAAGTGATTGATCCTCGGAACTTTGAAAGGCACCATATTTACCAGAGTAGGAATCCTTATTACAGATATGACTTGGAACCATTCAGG GTTAGAAGGAAAGATTTCTGGCTGCTTTCTACTGTTACCAAGCTTTTGAAGGAATTCATTCCAAAGCTTTCACATGATGCTGATGGTCTTATTTTTCAG ATGGTTCAGATCCATCTTCATACTCTGGGAAAATCGTTGAATGTTCTTGGGATTCAGAGGAACAAGTGTGGGTTAGTATGCGGATCCGGACAGATAAATCTACGCCAAACGAATTTAACACCTATAGGAAG GTGA
- the LOC126665556 gene encoding uncharacterized protein LOC126665556 isoform X1, with translation MVVTMDLNVSPLPEDDEDNYEDHAEKYAPPEERVISGAETARREREERRKRLRNDRSDDRSVHVPRQPAHDQCIPSKHQKVYDKSRLPHGWLDCPPFGQEICGFIIPSKVPLGESYNDCIPPGKRYSFKQVIHQQRVLGKTLGLVIDLTNTTRYYTTTDLKKDSIKHVKIQCRGRDSVPDNASVNSFVYEVSQFLVRLKSNKCILVHCTHGHNRTGYMIVHYLMRTMPISVTQAITLFADARPPGIYKPDYIKSLYEFYHEIKPEMVVCPPTPEWKRSSDLDLNGEAVLDDDDDGGSAAPLHDNQETDKIMTNDDVIGDEVPNDQLDTLRMCCYQLLKQNFPVRANPQFPGSHPVSLSRDNLQLLRQRYYYATWKADGTRYLMLIMMDGCYLIDRNFNFRRVQMRFPCRNASEGVADKTHVTHHCTLLDGEMIIDTVPDSHKQERRYLIYDLMAINHVSISERPFHERWKMLEKEVIDPRNFERHHIYQSRNPYYRYDLEPFRVRRKDFWLLSTVTKLLKEFIPKLSHDADGLIFQGWDDPYVPRTHEGLLKWKYPEMNSVDFLFEVDANDRQLMYLYERGRKKLMDGNRVVFRDGSDPSSYSGKIVECSWDSEEQVWVSMRIRTDKSTPNEFNTYRKVMRSIKDNITEEILLNEIHEIIRLPMYADRIRNESKAHHPARRR, from the exons ATGGTTGTTACCATGGACTTGAATGTTTCACCATTACCCGAAGACGATGAAGATAATTATGAAGATCATGCAGAAAAATACGCCCCTCCTGAAGAACGTGTCATTTCTGGTGCTGAAACTGCTCGGCGG GAGCGTGAAGAAAGACGCAAGCGTTTGAGAAATGATCGTTCAGATGACAGATCCGTGCATGTCCCTCGGCAACCAGCACATGACCAGTGCATTCCATCCAAACATCAGAAAGTTTATGATAAAAGTAGGCTTCCTCATG gctGGTTGGATTGCCCTCCATTTGGTCAGGAAATCTGCGGCTTTATAATTCCTTCCAAAGTTCCACTCGGTGAATCCTACAATGACTGTATCCCACCTGGAAAAAGATATTCATTTAAACAAGTTATTCATCAACAGAGAGTACTAGGAAAAACA CTTGGTTTGGTGATTGATTTGACGAATACTACCCGTTACTATACAACAACAGATTTGAAAAAAGACAGTATTAAGCATGTTAAG ATTCAATGCAGAGGCCGAGATTCTGTACCTGACAATGCATCTGTAAATAGCTTTGTTTATGAG GTCTCTCAGTTTCTCGTTCGTCTAAAATCTAACAAGTGTATTCTAGTTCATTGTACGCATGGTCATAATCGTACAGGATATATGATTGTTCATTACCTTATGCGAACAATGCCAATATCTGTTACACAG GCAATTACATTATTTGCCGATGCACGCCCGCCAGGAATCTATAAGCCAGACTATATCAAGTCCTTGTACGAATTTTATCATGAAATTAAGCCAGAAATGGTTGTATGCCCACCAACTCCAGAGTGGAAGAGATCTTCTGATTTGGATCTTAATGGTGAAGCAGTGCTAGATGACGACGACGATGGAGGTTCAGCTGCTCCTTTGCAT GATAATCAAGAAACAGATAAAATAATGACAAATGATGATGTCATCGGTGATGAAGTACCGAATGATCAGCTTGATACTCTACGAATGTGCTGCTACCAGTTGCTTAAGCAGAACTTTCCT GTGAGAGCAAACCCGCAGTTCCCAGGGTCTCATCCAGTATCTCTCAGCAG GGACAATCTACAGCTATTAAGGCAGCGTTATTATTATGCAACATGGAAAGCTGATGGAACACGATATTTGATGCTAATTATGATGGATGGATGTTACTTGATAGATAGGAATTTCAATTTTCGAAGGGTCCAAATGAGGTTCCCTTGCAGAAACGCAAGCGAA GGTGTAGCTGATAAGACACACGTGACACACCACTGTACCTTACTTGATGGGGAAATGATTATTGACACTGTGCCAGACTCGCATAAGCAGGAGAGAAGATACCTCATTTATGATTTAATGGCAATTAACCATGTATCTATTTCAGAG AGGCCTTTTCACGAACGATGGAAAATGCTTGAAAAAGAAGTGATTGATCCTCGGAACTTTGAAAGGCACCATATTTACCAGAGTAGGAATCCTTATTACAGATATGACTTGGAACCATTCAGG GTTAGAAGGAAAGATTTCTGGCTGCTTTCTACTGTTACCAAGCTTTTGAAGGAATTCATTCCAAAGCTTTCACATGATGCTGATGGTCTTATTTTTCAG GGATGGGATGATCCCTATGTTCCACGCACCCACGAAGGGCTTCTGAAGTGGAAATATCCTGAAATGAACTCAGTTGACTTTCTATTTGAG GTGGATGCCAATGATCGCCAGTTAATGTATCTGTATGAGAGAGGGAGGAAGAAGCTGATGGATGGGAACAGGGTTGTATTTAGAG ATGGTTCAGATCCATCTTCATACTCTGGGAAAATCGTTGAATGTTCTTGGGATTCAGAGGAACAAGTGTGGGTTAGTATGCGGATCCGGACAGATAAATCTACGCCAAACGAATTTAACACCTATAGGAAG GTGATGCGAAGTATCAAGGACAACATAACTGAGGAGATTTTATTGAACGAGATTCACGAGATCATACGGTTGCCCATGTATGCTGATAGGATAAGAAATGAGAGTAAAGCTCACCACCCTGCACGACGTAGGTGA